Proteins found in one Palaemon carinicauda isolate YSFRI2023 unplaced genomic scaffold, ASM3689809v2 scaffold777, whole genome shotgun sequence genomic segment:
- the LOC137637477 gene encoding uncharacterized protein, protein MCEASLNDSSVTALRDSASSQTIISAASQDNLKYTKEYIAVSDLTTTTLLPEAEVDIACPYFTGKAKVAVLDKPLPCYPIQMIIGNDLAGSSVLKPKLIVTTPEVVIKDELSKKPGKISQVITRSSSKTSNTNFPPKVKNDRITEALDLVDIKKDQFTVLQQKDSSLKALWDKVVDPTDNPKTPYFYVEKNILFRHYKSPKAPTSNSWHDCFQVVFPEPLRKPLLDLAHSTESHLGVNKTYKRLFEDFYWPEMRKDIKEFIASCHHCQITGKPNEKIPPAPLQSIPVPKSPFDKTNGALERMHQTLKSLLRKYISETSQHWDEDLDLLMYVLRCTPHDSTGVSPFELMFGRKPRTILSSVKENILQRKPEETTNIYQYLKELKKKFTYIYDIATTNLVSSQQKMQNIYNKKAKMREFKTDDQVLVYHPIPGAPLREKYAGPYKIVHRTSKVNYIISTPDRKRQTQLVHVNLLKPYITPVKKIDASNTGYGAVLLQSYSVGTTETPPPLHHLLPIAYHSRFFKGAQTRWATVEKELYAIAASLLHFQPYLEGHHRVVVYTDHRPLIFLERSRLRNNKLLRWSYILSAFNLQLQSIGGTNNLIADTLSRLPPPSTPQPSSPTIVGPS, encoded by the exons atgtgtgaggcttcacttaatgattcatctgtcacagctctgagggactctgcttcatcccagacaataatttcggctgccagtcaagacaacttaaaatacacaaaagagtacatagcagtaagtgacttaaccacaactactcttctacccgaggctgaggtggatattgcttgtccttattttacaggtaaggcaaAAGTTGCCGTCTTAGATAAACCATTACCTTGTTACCCCATTCAGATGAtcattggtaatgatcttgcaggatccTCTGTACTTAAACCTAAATTGATTGTAACAACACCTGAGGTAGTAATCAAAGATGAGCTCTCCAAAAAGCCAGGTAAAATCTCCCAAGTAATCACTAGATCATCTAGTAAAACGTCCAACACTAATTTTCCTCCCAAggtaaagaatgacagaataacTGAGGCTCTGGATTTAGTTGATATAAAGAAGGACCAGTTTACTGTACTCCAACagaaggattcaagtttgaaagcactctgggataaagtagtggatcctactgacaaccctaaaactccatacttttatgtggagaaaaatattttgtttcgccaTTACAAGTCTCCCAAAGCTCCCACATCTAACTCATGGCATGACTGTTTTCAGGTTGTTTTTCCAGAGCCCTTAAGGAAACCCTTACTTGACCTCGCTCATTCAACAGAATCCCATCTTGGAGTGAATAAAACCTACAAGAGgttgtttgaggatttttattggccagaaatgagaaaggacatcaaggagttcattgcttcctgtcaccactgtcagatcactggtaagcctaatgagaaaatacctccagcaccacttcaaagcattccagtacctaagtcaccatttgataag actaatggtgccttggagagaatgcaccagactttaaaaagtttgttacggaagtatatcagtgaaacatcacagcactgggatgaggacctcgatcttctcatgtatgtacttagatgtacacctcatgattccacaggggtatccccatttgaactaatgttcggtcgaaaaccaagaactatattaagttcggtaaaggagaatattttgcagaggaagccagaagaaactacaaatatttatcagtatttaaaagaattaaaaaagaaatttacttacatttatgatattgctactactaatttagtttcttcccagcagaagatgcaaaacatatacaataagaaggcaaaaatgagagagttcaaaactgacgaccaagttttagtgtatcatcctattcctggcgctcccttacgagaaaaatatgctggaccttacaagatcgttcataggacctccaaagtaaactacataatcagcactccagaccgaaaacgacaaactcaattagttcatgtaaacctccttaaaccctatatcactccagtcaaaaagattgacgccagcaatacaggttatggggctgttttgctacagtcttactcagtcggtaccacagaaacgccaccaccacttcatcatctccttcccatcgcctaccactctcgcttcttcaaaggagctcaaaccaggtgGGCCACTGTCGAGAAGGAGCTTTATGCCATCGCCGCATCGCTACTACActtccaaccctacttggaaggacACCACAGAGTAGTAGTATATACCGACCATCGACCACTCATCTTCCTCGAACGCTCTCGCCTCCGAAATAACAAGTTGCTTCGTTGGTCATATATATTGTCGGCCTTCAATCTACAACTTCAGTCAATCGGAGGTACCAACAATCTCATCGCGGACACACTGTCGCGgcttccaccaccttcaacaccacaaccatctagtcccactatagtgggcccatcttag